The sequence below is a genomic window from Serratia nevei.
CTGATGATGGGCATCAACCGCGGCACGCTGCGTAAGAAGCTGAAAAAATACGGCATGAACTGATACTAGTCAGTTAACGTGTTGAAAAGGCGCTTTATCTCATTTGATAAGCGCCTTTTTCTTTTTCTGGCCTGTGCCTACATTGGCGGGGCTTTACGCGGAATGCGCTTATCAATATATCCGGCAATGAAATAGCAAATACCCGCCACGCCCGCGATCATCACGTAGCGCTTCCACCCGTCCAACTCCACACCCAGGCTATCCAGCCCGCTCAACACCACAAACACCAGCAGACCCAAAATAACCGATGCTCTGCCTGTCCAGGTTGGCGGAGGTGTAAATAAACGCCTTACCCAATAGGGCCTCATAGGGCTTCCTTCTTACTTACGACGGAGTCACCAATCGATGAAGGATACTCTCACGTTTTAATCAGGGCGACAAAGCACGACATCAGCGTGGCGGATTATAACCATAAAAAAAGGCCGGAAACCCGGCCCTCTTGTTGTGACGACAGCAAATTACTCGGTCGCTTTGTTCTTGAGGCTTTCCGCCCCTTGCTTGGTCTTATCCCAAGCCTTCTCCGTACCCTGTTTGGTGGAGTGCCAGGCCTTTTGCGAGCCTTCGCTCACTTTGCTGCCGACGCTGTCGCTCTTGCCTTCGGCGGCGTGCTTGGCTTTCAGCTTCAGCTCTTCACCCTTGTCCTGAGACTGGTGCAGCTTTTCTTTGGCGGTATCCGCCCCTTTGTGCGCTTCGGCAACGACCTCGTTGCTGGCATGAGTGGCGGTGTCGGTCGCGGTCTCAGCGGCGAACACCGGGGAAGCGAGCAGCAGTGCAGACAAGGCAATGATTGATTTCTTCATAAGTCCCTCTTTTCTCAGATACGTGCCATTCGTCATGAAACAAGATGGCATGAAACGCCCCTTGAACGATTTAAGAATAGGACTAAAACCAAAAAAATCGATATAAAATTTTATTAAAAATAAATTTCTCATTTTTTTATGCCGTTCGAGCGAATCCCGGTCAAAAAGCACGAAAACGTTAAATTTTTCCTGTCACAAAACTATAATTTGTATGAATTTTTAACAAGCATTAACAGGGATGGATTCTATGGTTGCCGCGATCATTATCGGCATTTTCATCGTCAGCTTCTTCTACGCGCACTCCCGCGGCAAAGAGAAACAAAAGGTTACCCGCCAACTGTTCGATCACTCCACCTTTATGGGGCCGATCAACATGTTTATGACCGGTTTCTCCCGTTTGCCCGCCAAACAGCCCTATTTCGACGAAAAAGGCTTCCCGGAGCTGCAGACGCTGACCGACAACTGGCAGGTGATCCGCGAAGAAGCGGTGCGCCTGCAGGATCACATCAAAAAGGCGCAGTCGCACAACGATGCCGGCTTCAACACCTTCTTCAAACGCGGCTGGAAACGTTTCTATCTGAAATGGTACAGCGACAGTCACCCTTCGGCGCAGACGCTGTGCCCGCAAACCGTCGAGCTGCTCAACCGCATCCCGTCGGTCAAGGCGGCGATGTTCGCCGAGCTGCCGCCCGGCAGCCATTTGGGTAAACACCGCGACCCTTACGCCGGCTCGGTGCGCTATCACCTGGGGCTGATGACGCCCAACGACGATCGCTGCTTCATCGAAGTGGATGGCGAACAGCACAGCTGGCGTGACGGCGAGGCGGTGATCTTCGACGAAACCTACGTGCACTGGGCGCAGAACGCCACCGACCAGACGCGCATCATTCTGTTTTGCGACGTCGAGCGGCCGATGAAATGGCGCTGGGCGCAGGCGGTCAACCACTGGGTCGGTTCAACGCTGATGTCGGCGGCCAGCTCGCCGAACGACGATCAGGACCGCACCGGCGGCATCAACCGCATTTTCAAATACGTCAACGCGGTGCGCGATGCCGGTCAGCGCCTGAAAGCGCGCAACCGCCGCGGTTACTACCTGCTGAAATGGCTGGTGATCGCTGCAATCTTCGCCGCGATTATCATTCCCAGCCTATAAAACGCACCAATCTTCAACTTAGGGGCAACGCGAATGAGAATATTCGCATGCCCCTCTTCCGCCACACCCCGTACCCTGTGCTAGCATAAGCATTCCTAGAGCCGCCTCCGCTGGCCAACAGCTATCCCTCCGAAGCCTGATAGCAGCGCAAACCGCCCTTCGAATGTAAATGTTTAGTCAATTATGGAATCCCGACTAAACCCTGGTCGTGCCCGGGTGTCTGAGTGGTCGTATCGCTATCGAGTGGAACCTTTATGCGTTACAGCTTGCTGCCCCTTTTTAACGTATAAAACGAGTTTCTATGAAATCAGCCAAAGCATTTCAACTGGCCTTGCTGCACCCGCGCTACTGGCTCACCTGGTTCGGCCTCGCCCTGCTGTTCCTGCTGGTCCAGCTCCCCTATCCGTTGCTTTACCGGCTGGGGGTGTGGATGGGGCGTACCTCGATGCGTTTTCTCAAGCGTCGCGTCGCCATCACCCGCCGCAACCTCGAGCTGTGCTTCCCCGAGATGGACGAAGCGCAGCGCGAGCGCAAAGTGGTGGGCAACTTCGAATCGCTCGGCATGGGCCTGTTGGAAACCGGCATGGCCTGGTTCTGGCCGGATAAACGCGTCAAGCGCTGGTTCAACGTCTCCGGCATCAACCACCTCAACCTGGCGCAGCGTGACGATCGCGGCGTGCTGGTGATCGGCGTGCACTTTATGTCGCTGGAGCTGGGCGGCCGGGCTATGGGCCTGTGTCAGCCGATGATGGCGATGTACCGCCCACACAACAACAAAGCGATGGAGTGGGCCCAGACCAAGGGCCGTATGCGCTCCAACAAGGCGATGATCGATCGCAAGGATCTGCGCGGCATGGTGCACGCACTCAAGCGCGGCGAGGCGGTGTGGTTCGCGCCGGATCAGGACTACGGCCCGCGCGGCAGCGTATTCGCCCCGCTGTTCGCCGTCGATCAGGCCGCGACCACCAGCGGCACCTTTATGCTGGCGCGCATGGCCAACCCGGCGCTGGTGCCGGTGGTGCTGATCCGCCGCGAAGGGGGCCGCGGTTACGACCTGCTGATTCAACCGGCCCTGGAAGACTATCCGCTCAGCGACGAACAGGCGGCGGCGGCCTATATGAACAAAGTGATCGAGAAAGAGATCCTGCGGGCACCGGAGCAATATCTGTGGCTGCACCGCCGCTTCAAAACCCGGCCGGTCGGCGCGCCGTCGCTGTACTGACCCCTTTTTCCAGCCCGGCCGACGCCGGGCTTTTTTGTGCGCAGCGTTTAAAAAATCTGCGGTTCACGATCCCGCTTTCCTGTAATCTCCTTTTTTACCCGCACAGGAAAGGAAATGATGAAAGCTCAAGTCCGCATTGCTCTGGTCGGTGATTACACCCCGCAAGCCGTGGCCCATCAGGCCATCCCCGTAGCGCTCCAGCTCACCGCCGCCCACCTCGATATCGACGTGCAGCCCCAGTGGCTACCGACCGACACCCTGACCTCCCCCGACGTCCTACAAGATTTCGACGCCATCTGGGTGGTGCCGGGCAGCCCGTATCGTCACGACGACGGTGCCTTTATGGCGATCCGTCATGCGCGGGAAAACGACGTGCCGTTCCTCGGCTCCTGCGGCGGTTTTCAATACGCGATCGTCGAGTACGCCCGCAACGTGATGGGCTGGCACGACGCCGGTCATGCGGAAACCGACAGCGGTGGCCGGCTGGTGATCGCTCCGCTTAGCTGCTCGCTGGTGGAAAAAACCGGCGACATCGTTTTCCAGCCTGACACCCGCGTCGCACGGGCCTACGGCAGCCTGAACACCCATGAAGGCTACCACTGCAACTTCGGCGTCAATCCGGAATTCGTCGTCGATCTGCAACGCTTCCCGCTGGTCATCAGCGGCCACGACAGCGAAGGCGACGTGCGCGCCATCGAACTGCCGGCTCACCGTTTTTACGTCGCTACGCTGTTCCAGTCGGAACGCGCCGCGCTGCGCGGCGAGCTATCACCGCTGGTGGTGGAGCTCGTCAAAACCGCCGCCAACGGGTAAAAAAAAAGCCCTCTTGCGAGGGCTTTCTCATCGGATACATCCCGCCGGCTTACGCCTGTCCGAGCTCGCGCAACGCCAGATTGAAGTGTTGCCCCAGCTCACGCCGATGAACCGGATGCTCCATCATCGACACATGGTCGCCGTTGACCTGGCTGACGCGGACGGTCGCCGGCGGCAGCAGCTTATCCCATCCCAACGCGGAAGCGTCTTCGCGGCAATATCCCGCCTGCTTGATCTTCTGCCAATACGCCTGGAACTGTGCGTTCTGCGAATTGACGGAAACCTGCTCCTGCTTCGCCTTGAACAGATGGATTTTCAGCGATGCGGGCTGCACCAGGGTCGCTTCCACCAGTTTGGCGTAGTGGTGCCGCTGCTGCCAGAGCGCCGCCTCGTCGGCCACTTCCTCACGCTGAGTCTTGATCCCGGCGCGTTGCACGGCCGCAATCGCCTCCGGCAACGGCAGCTCAGCCAACTGCTGACAGAACTGCGGATCCGGCCTTTCCTGCGTTGACTCCACCCAGTTCAGCAACAGCTGGACCGGGCTGTGCATCGCCGCCACCGGCCGCAACGTGTCGATCAACCCCAGGAAAGCGACCGCTTCCCCGGCCGATTGCAGCTGCTCGGCGATGGCATAGGCCAACACCCCGCCGGAAGAGTACCCCGCCAGATGGTATGGCCCCTGCGGCTGCACTTCGCGAATCAACGCCACGGCGCTGGCGGCCATATCGGACATGGTGGCCGGCTTCTCCTCCACCGCCGGCCACGGCACGGCGTAGACCGGGAAGGTCTCGTCGATCTCCTTGGCCAATTCAAACACGTAGGAGTGGTCGCCAAAGCCGGTCGGGACGAAGAACAGCGGCGGCCGGCTGCCGCTGCTGCGAGCCGGCACCGCTTTACGCAACGGAGCCTCGGCGGTGCGACGATCTATCCGCTCGGCCAGCTCGGCCAATATCGGATGGTTGAAGATCGCCTGTACCGGCAAGGTGATGCCTTGCTGACGCAGCTGGCTGGAAAGACGCACCGCCAGCAGCGAATGGCCACCGAGCTCGAAGAAATTGTCGTGACGCCCTATCTGGCCAATCTCGAGCAGCTCACACCATACCCGCGCCAGCGTCGTTTCGGTCTCCCCCTGAGGCGCCGCATACTCCCGAGTGCCGACTGCCGCGCGCTCCGGCTCCGGCAAGGCGCGCCGATCCAGCTTGCCGTTGGCGGTCAACGGCAGCGCATCCAGCCAGACATAAGCCGACGGCACCATGTACTCCGGCAAACGTTCGCTCAGATAGGCCCGTAGCTGTCCCTGCAACACGCTGCGGTCAGCGTCGGCCGTCGGTACGATCCAGGCGACCAGGCGCGGATGATGTTCCGTCGAACAAACCTGCACCACCGCTTCCCGCACCCACGGGCTCGCCGCCAGCTGCACCTCAATCTCGCCCGGTTCGATGCGGAACCCGCGCAGCTTGATCTGCTGATCGCATCGCCCCTGGTATTCAAGACTGCCGTCCGGCAAATAACGCGCCAGATCGCCGGTGCGATACATGCGGCCGCCACCGACCGGATTGAACGGATCGCTCAGGAAGCGCTGTGCCGTCAGTTCCGGTCGGTTCAGGTAGCCCAACGCCACCCCCACGCCGCCGATGTGCAATTCCCCCACCGCCCCCATCGGCACCGGGCGCCCGCGGGCGTCCAGCAAGTAAGCGCGGGTATTGCCGATCGGTTTCCCAATCGGCAAGCGCGCCTCCCCTTCAGCCCGCTCGATACGTGCCGTTGTCGCAAAGGTGGTGGTCTCCGTCGGCCCATAGGCATGGATCAGGTGCACCGGCCCCCGCTCTTGCAACAGCCGCGCATAAGCGCCCGGATCCTCTTTCTCCCCTCCGCTAATCAGATATTTCAACTGCGCCAGTGCGCCGCTGATGCTGTGCACATACTGATTGAACAGCGCGGTAGTCAAGAACAGCGTGGTGATGCGATGGCGTTGCAGTTCGGCCGCCAGACGCTCGGCCTCCATCATCACTTCCGGCGCGATCACCACCAGCGCACCGCCATTCAACAGAGCGGCCCAAACCTCCATCGTGCTGGCATCAAACGCCGGGTTGGCGGCAAAGGCGATGCGGTCGTCGGCGTCAAAGGCGGCGTAGCGGTTGTTGCGCACCAGACGCGTGATCCCCTGGTGCGGCGTCATGACGCCTTTCGGCGTACCGGTCGAGCCGGAGGTATACATGATGTAGGCCGTCGCGCCGCTCGACACGCGCAACGCCGGGTTACCGACATGACCTTCAGCTTCGCGATCCTCGACCGTCAGCTGCGGAATGCCTTCGTCGCCGACGGCGTCCGTCAGCATCAGGCAGGCGCCGCTGTCATCGGCGATCCACGCCTGACGCGCGGCCGGCAGTTGCGGATCGATAGGGACATACGCCGCCCCGGCCTTGATTACCGCCAATTGGGCGCAGACCAGTTCGATGCTGCGCGCCAGCCGCACCGCGACCCGGTCGCCCGGTTGTACGCCGCGCTCAATCAGCCGATGCGCCAACCGGTTGGCGCGCGCATTCAACTGTGCGTAGCTGAGCCGTTGCGCATCCTGAATCAAAGCGATGGCCTGCGGCGTCTGCCGCGCCTGCTGTTCAAACAGTTCGTGCACGCAGGTATCCGCCGGGTAAGCTTCCGCCGTATGATTCCAGCGGCACAGCTGCAGCGCATACTCTTCATCCGGCATTACCTCCAGTTCGCAGACCGGTGTCTGAGGCGCCTGCTCCAATGCCTGCGCCAATGCGCTCAACGCCTGCGCCATATAGCCGCACACGCGCTGCGCTTCAATCGGCTGCCTGACCTGCGCCGTCAGGCCCAGCGAATCACCTCCATCCTCGACCGACAGCACGAACGGATAGTTGGTGCGTTCCTGGCTATCGAGCAGCGTCACGCCGGTCGGCAATGCGGTGTCCTCGCCGCTGTTATGCCGGTAGTTCAGCAGGGCACTGAACAGCGGCGTGCCCGCGGCGACGCCGCTGCAGCGCTGCGCCAACGCCAGCGGCGCATGCTCATGGGCCAGCAGCCCGCTCAGCCGGATGTGCGCCTGCAACACCGCCGATTCCGCGCCGACCTCGTTGACATCCAGCCGTAGCGGCAGAGTATTGATAAACAATCCGAGCGCCCGTTCCGCCCCGTCTCCGGCCTGCATGCGGCCCAACAATACGGTGCCGAACACCACCTCATCGCGGCCGGTAGCGCGCGCCAACACCTGCGCCCAGGCCAGGTGGCACAGGCTGGCCAGGCTGACGCCCAGCCGCCGCGCCTGCCGCCGCAGCTGTTGGTTGAGCGCATGCGGTAAGGCCAGGTGCGCCGTCGAGATATCCCGCCCTTCGCCATGCACGTCGCTCAGGCCGAACGGCAACGACGGTTCATCGATATCCGCCAGCATCGTGCGGAAGAACTGTTCGTGTTCGGCCTTGCTGACGCCGAGCCTTGCCTGCGCCACCGCGTTGCGGAACGGCGGCGCCTTGGCCAGTTCGTCCCCGCGCCCGGCCAGGAT
It includes:
- the lpxO gene encoding lipid A hydroxylase LpxO, with the translated sequence MVAAIIIGIFIVSFFYAHSRGKEKQKVTRQLFDHSTFMGPINMFMTGFSRLPAKQPYFDEKGFPELQTLTDNWQVIREEAVRLQDHIKKAQSHNDAGFNTFFKRGWKRFYLKWYSDSHPSAQTLCPQTVELLNRIPSVKAAMFAELPPGSHLGKHRDPYAGSVRYHLGLMTPNDDRCFIEVDGEQHSWRDGEAVIFDETYVHWAQNATDQTRIILFCDVERPMKWRWAQAVNHWVGSTLMSAASSPNDDQDRTGGINRIFKYVNAVRDAGQRLKARNRRGYYLLKWLVIAAIFAAIIIPSL
- a CDS encoding CTP synthase, with the translated sequence MKAQVRIALVGDYTPQAVAHQAIPVALQLTAAHLDIDVQPQWLPTDTLTSPDVLQDFDAIWVVPGSPYRHDDGAFMAIRHARENDVPFLGSCGGFQYAIVEYARNVMGWHDAGHAETDSGGRLVIAPLSCSLVEKTGDIVFQPDTRVARAYGSLNTHEGYHCNFGVNPEFVVDLQRFPLVISGHDSEGDVRAIELPAHRFYVATLFQSERAALRGELSPLVVELVKTAANG
- the lpxP gene encoding kdo(2)-lipid IV(A) palmitoleoyltransferase — encoded protein: MKSAKAFQLALLHPRYWLTWFGLALLFLLVQLPYPLLYRLGVWMGRTSMRFLKRRVAITRRNLELCFPEMDEAQRERKVVGNFESLGMGLLETGMAWFWPDKRVKRWFNVSGINHLNLAQRDDRGVLVIGVHFMSLELGGRAMGLCQPMMAMYRPHNNKAMEWAQTKGRMRSNKAMIDRKDLRGMVHALKRGEAVWFAPDQDYGPRGSVFAPLFAVDQAATTSGTFMLARMANPALVPVVLIRREGGRGYDLLIQPALEDYPLSDEQAAAAYMNKVIEKEILRAPEQYLWLHRRFKTRPVGAPSLY